A genomic window from Lotus japonicus ecotype B-129 chromosome 1, LjGifu_v1.2 includes:
- the LOC130716796 gene encoding F-box/kelch-repeat protein At3g23880-like translates to MMMMKVKEDLNCVLPHDLMVDILLRQPVKSLMRFKAVSPTWRSFISNPHFAKAHFHLAAAPTHRLLLNRINHDSDVESLDLQPSLGNPSAVVTLKFPAPYFRTLGSCRGILLLAKKLAPSLDDLIVWNPSTGCHRKVPLSYDHWDSWYDPLLTPNISHFDLLSSSLYCFRDGPSTHTIPPYYLLDSDLHGFGYDPSKDDYLFVLIRLGEFHPSQVTNRIGVLSLKTNVPSFYGDQVEYMAIGGPWTLTGLYLNQTLHWVVTSEEIDCVIIAFDLLERSLTEIPFSYELNEKLVSYAGYHLGVLGGCLSLCYSAEGVNFPEEGHYDYEMTEIWVMKEYKVQDSWTKTFVISVNAPKRFLPIWSIEGGGVLGADDTGGLQKYNDEGELLESHAYGIDDKFSLKYFDMYKESLLTLPGGDFEEGNEDA, encoded by the coding sequence atgatgatgatgaaggtgaAGGAGGATCTCAACTGCGTTCTTCCTCACGATTTGATGGTTGACATTCTGCTAAGGCAACCAGTGAAGTCTCTTATGCGCTTCAAAGCTGTGTCTCCTACATGGCGCTCTTTCATTTCAAATCCCCATTTCGCCAAAGCCCATTTTCACCTAGCTGCTGCACCCACCCACCGTCTCCTTCTCAACAGAATCAACCATGATTCTGATGTTGAATCACTGGATTTACAACCATCACTTGGCAACCCTTCTGCTGTTGTAACCCTCAAATTCCCAGCCCCATATTTTCGTACCTTGGGTTCTTGCAGAGGGATTCTTCTCTTAGCCAAGAAGCTTGCTCCATCATTGGATGATCTCATTGTATGGAACCCTTCAACTGGTTGTCACAGAAAAGTTCCACTTTCCTATGATCACTGGGATTCATGGTATGACCCATTATTAACCCCAAATATTTCACATTTTGATTTGTTATCTAGTTCTCTGTATTGTTTTAGGGATGGCCCATCAACCCACACAATCCCACCTTATTATTTGTTAGACAGTGATCTGCATGGTTTTGGGTATGACCCATCAAAGGATGACTACTTGTTTGTTCTAATAAGATTGGGTGAATTTCATCCTTCTCAGGTGACTAATCGAATTGGGGTTTTGTCTTTGAAAACCAATGTACCCTCCTTTTATGGTGATCAAGTTGAGTATATGGCAATTGGTGGACCTTGGACACTAACTGGTTTGTATTTGAATCAGACCCTGCATTGGGTGGTTACATCTGAGGAAATAGACTGTGTAATCATTGCATTTGATCTGCTGGAAAGGAGTTTGACAGAGATTCCTTTCTCATATGAGTTGAATGAGAAATTGGTGAGTTATGCTGGATATCATTTGGGTGTACTGGGAGGATGTCTTAGTCTATGTTATTCGGCTGAAGGTGTAAATTTTCCGGAGGAAGGTCATTATGACTATGAAATGACTGAGATATGGGTCATGAAAGAGTATAAAGTGCAGGATTCTTGGACTAAAACTTTTGTTATCTCTGTTAATGCCCCCAAGCGCTTTTTGCCAATATGGTCCATTGAAGGTGGTGGTGTTTTGGGAGCAGATGACACTGGAGGATTGCAGAAATATAATGATGAAGGGGAACTGCTTGAGAGTCATGCATATGGAATTGATGACAAATTTTCTCTGAAATATTTTGATATGTATAAAGAAAGCCTACTAACACTCCCTGGTGGTGACTTTGAGGAAGGAAATGAAGATGCCTGA